In Thermodesulfobacteriota bacterium, a single window of DNA contains:
- a CDS encoding NAD-dependent epimerase/dehydratase family protein, translating into MKILVTGGAGFIGSWVADILIGEGHQVLILDNLSTGFGHNVPRKADFIEGDIRDRKLLEKVFADFKPEVINHHAAQMDVRVSVDDPVYDAEVNIIGTINLLELSVKSGVKKFIFASTGGAIYGEPEKLPADENTSPMPISPYGTSKYAVEKYLGCYKAVYGLEYVALRYANVYGPRQNPHGEAGVLAIFCNKIISGKPCQVYGDGNQTRDYVFVGDVARANIFALNAPVGSYNIGTEKETSVNDLVEALKKATGRKFRVEYAPARLGEVQRISLDIGMSRQVLGWSPSVDLEDGIAQTWKWFVERS; encoded by the coding sequence ATGAAGATTTTGGTCACAGGCGGTGCCGGGTTTATCGGGTCTTGGGTAGCCGATATCCTTATCGGAGAGGGACACCAGGTTCTGATATTAGATAACCTGTCTACCGGGTTCGGGCACAATGTTCCGAGAAAGGCTGATTTTATCGAGGGTGATATTAGAGACCGCAAGCTACTAGAGAAGGTTTTTGCTGATTTTAAACCCGAGGTGATAAATCACCACGCCGCACAGATGGACGTCAGGGTATCTGTCGACGACCCGGTCTATGATGCTGAGGTAAACATAATAGGGACCATAAACCTACTTGAACTCTCTGTTAAAAGCGGAGTTAAGAAATTTATATTTGCATCCACTGGCGGTGCAATCTACGGGGAGCCGGAGAAGCTGCCTGCGGACGAGAATACTTCCCCTATGCCCATATCTCCTTACGGAACTTCAAAGTATGCAGTGGAGAAATATCTCGGCTGCTACAAGGCCGTTTACGGGCTCGAATATGTAGCGCTCAGATATGCTAACGTGTATGGACCTCGACAAAACCCGCACGGGGAAGCCGGCGTTCTAGCAATTTTTTGCAACAAGATAATATCCGGAAAACCATGTCAAGTATACGGAGACGGTAATCAAACCCGGGATTATGTTTTCGTTGGTGATGTGGCCAGGGCTAACATCTTCGCCCTTAATGCCCCGGTAGGCAGTTATAACATTGGCACTGAAAAAGAGACATCGGTAAACGACCTGGTTGAAGCCCTAAAAAAGGCTACCGGAAGGAAATTTCGGGTGGAGTATGCGCCGGCGAGGCTTGGAGAGGTGCAGAGGATTTCTCTGGACATAGGCATGAGTAGGCAGGTGC